One Candidatus Polarisedimenticolia bacterium DNA window includes the following coding sequences:
- a CDS encoding alkaline phosphatase family protein, with amino-acid sequence MTSPAPRRLVLIALLVLLIAAVFVRIVPAKRISVLQNRVGRSNPLLLSKGVHWRIPGWEAIYVYSAEPLTLRGEIPAISKDRIKVAVPFEFRVRLDDGIVLKAHRERAAGEDAPGWIRRQAEGFIVRIAKRTPAYQLWRENLPSQQRSILSEDLKPLGLVEDSLRVGSGKTDPKILASYGTEKLAAMRRNTGAKIAVIGLDGADWDFALPMIRKGELPNLARLRKEGAYGEIRTNNPPLSPLLWTTIATGKSPDVHGINDFLVLDAKTRRMVPISSEFRKVKAAWNIASDAGLTTEFVAWWATWPAEPVRGIMVSDRVSYSLFSFVSGMSLSGKETFPEGYFKEIQPFLKSEAAVTLDDISGMVHVTPAELAAARTPEARRGAKGEDLESLATLIRVVASTENYSRIAQDLLRRKQPDLFAVYFQGIDEVSHRFAHLEPPRMPGVPAERYAKYSQAVAGFYRFQDRILGEVLRLISRDTTLILLSDHGFDSGESRPKDFPPFIEGQPGLWHAPFGMLVLHGAHVKPGPLPTSSLYDVLPTILDLLGLPPAEDLPGRSLRVGLDPGFVGGGALPRISSYEAYGDPLRPAREGESEASGAAGSEAIVETLRSLGYVGAPPEPKDSGKPGASGAVNAATTALYHANLASILAAKGDLKGAEAEHRLALQSNPDTVSALLGLARIEEMKGHPDQALALLQRIVSRGLKYEPHVLLRIAELFHKSGRDEDGLAYFDRIAGTGKNEAMISTARGVLYSRSNQPQKAEDAFRRALAEEPLSLSPMEELFVLYDQQGRVPELIPELQAAIRREEGSFMHHNWLGLAYRRQGDLGRAEEELRRAIELGPDQVGPAANLGSIYLQDGRVDEAAKLLEKALGRDAASAEVRTNLIVALGRLGQVDKARDLFEEGIRITRRPSLYNAMAFAYQINGRPKDAAGLLKVSLKMDPHQADALRLLRQAEPAAPVQPR; translated from the coding sequence GATCTCCGTGCTGCAGAATCGCGTGGGCCGATCCAACCCTCTCCTCCTTTCCAAGGGAGTTCACTGGCGAATTCCCGGGTGGGAGGCCATCTACGTCTATTCCGCGGAACCTCTGACCCTACGAGGCGAGATCCCGGCGATCAGCAAGGATCGAATCAAGGTCGCCGTTCCCTTCGAGTTTCGGGTCCGTCTCGACGACGGCATCGTTCTGAAGGCCCACCGTGAGCGCGCCGCAGGCGAAGATGCTCCCGGCTGGATTCGCAGGCAGGCGGAGGGCTTCATCGTCCGGATTGCGAAGCGCACTCCGGCCTACCAGCTGTGGAGGGAGAATCTTCCGTCCCAGCAGAGGAGCATCCTGAGCGAGGACCTGAAGCCTCTGGGTCTCGTGGAAGACAGTCTTAGAGTGGGTTCCGGCAAGACCGATCCCAAGATCCTGGCCTCCTATGGCACGGAGAAGCTCGCGGCAATGAGAAGGAACACCGGAGCTAAGATCGCCGTCATCGGTCTGGACGGCGCCGACTGGGATTTCGCCCTCCCCATGATCCGAAAAGGCGAGCTTCCCAACCTCGCCCGCTTGAGGAAGGAGGGAGCGTACGGAGAGATTCGAACCAACAATCCTCCGCTCTCCCCGCTTCTCTGGACGACGATCGCCACCGGGAAATCGCCCGACGTCCATGGAATCAATGACTTCCTGGTGCTCGATGCGAAGACGCGGCGCATGGTCCCGATCTCCAGCGAGTTTCGCAAGGTCAAGGCGGCCTGGAACATCGCCTCGGACGCCGGACTCACGACGGAGTTCGTCGCTTGGTGGGCTACCTGGCCTGCCGAGCCCGTCCGCGGGATCATGGTCTCCGATCGCGTCTCCTACTCTCTCTTCAGCTTCGTCTCGGGGATGAGCTTGAGCGGGAAGGAGACCTTTCCGGAAGGCTATTTCAAGGAGATTCAACCCTTCCTGAAGAGCGAAGCGGCCGTCACGCTGGACGACATCTCGGGCATGGTGCACGTGACGCCGGCGGAACTGGCGGCGGCGCGGACGCCGGAGGCGCGGCGAGGCGCGAAGGGAGAGGATCTGGAGTCTCTCGCCACGCTGATCCGAGTGGTGGCCAGCACCGAGAACTACTCCCGCATCGCGCAGGATCTCCTGCGCCGCAAGCAACCCGATCTCTTCGCCGTCTACTTCCAGGGAATCGACGAGGTGAGCCATCGATTCGCCCATCTGGAGCCGCCCCGAATGCCCGGGGTCCCGGCCGAGCGCTATGCGAAGTACTCCCAGGCGGTCGCCGGCTTTTACCGCTTTCAGGACCGGATTCTGGGAGAGGTGCTCCGCCTGATTTCTAGGGACACGACGCTCATCCTGCTCTCGGACCATGGATTCGATTCGGGAGAATCGCGCCCGAAGGATTTTCCTCCGTTCATCGAGGGCCAGCCCGGACTCTGGCATGCTCCTTTCGGCATGCTCGTTCTACACGGCGCCCACGTGAAGCCAGGCCCGCTTCCGACGTCGAGCCTCTACGACGTGCTGCCCACGATTCTGGATTTGCTGGGCCTTCCACCCGCCGAGGACCTTCCCGGCAGGAGCCTGCGCGTTGGCCTTGATCCCGGTTTCGTGGGAGGAGGCGCCCTGCCCAGAATCTCGTCCTATGAAGCCTACGGGGACCCGCTGCGACCCGCCCGGGAAGGGGAGAGCGAAGCATCCGGCGCCGCCGGAAGCGAGGCGATCGTCGAGACTCTTCGTTCGCTCGGATACGTCGGAGCGCCGCCGGAGCCCAAAGACTCCGGCAAGCCGGGCGCGTCGGGCGCCGTCAACGCCGCGACCACGGCCCTCTATCACGCCAATCTGGCCTCGATCCTGGCCGCCAAGGGGGACCTCAAGGGGGCCGAGGCCGAGCACCGCCTGGCGCTGCAGAGCAACCCCGACACCGTCTCGGCGCTCCTGGGACTGGCCCGGATCGAAGAGATGAAGGGCCATCCCGACCAGGCGCTCGCTCTTCTCCAGCGCATCGTGTCCCGCGGCCTGAAATACGAGCCGCACGTGCTCCTGCGAATCGCCGAGCTGTTTCACAAGTCAGGACGCGACGAGGACGGTCTCGCCTATTTCGACCGCATAGCCGGCACGGGAAAGAACGAAGCGATGATTTCAACGGCCCGTGGGGTGTTATACTCGCGCTCGAATCAGCCCCAGAAGGCGGAGGACGCCTTCCGGCGCGCTCTGGCCGAGGAGCCTCTGTCCCTTTCCCCGATGGAAGAGCTCTTCGTGCTTTACGATCAACAAGGGAGGGTCCCCGAGCTGATTCCCGAGCTCCAGGCGGCCATCCGCCGCGAAGAAGGCTCTTTCATGCACCATAACTGGCTGGGACTCGCCTACCGGCGGCAGGGCGATCTCGGTCGCGCCGAAGAAGAGCTCCGACGCGCCATCGAGCTGGGGCCGGACCAAGTGGGGCCAGCTGCCAACCTCGGAAGCATCTATCTCCAGGACGGCCGGGTAGATGAGGCGGCCAAGCTCCTCGAAAAGGCGCTGGGAAGAGATGCGGCCAGCGCCGAAGTTCGGACCAACCTGATCGTCGCCCTCGGCCGGCTCGGACAGGTGGACAAGGCGCGCGATCTCTTCGAGGAGGGGATTCGCATCACCCGGCGCCCTTCCCTCTACAACGCCATGGCTTTTGCCTATCAGATCAACGGGCGGCCGAAGGACGCGGCCGGCCTTCTCAAGGTCTCTCTCAAGATGGACCCGCACCAGGCCGATGCTCTCCGGCTTCTCCGGCAGGCGGAACCCGCGGCGCCGGTTCAGCCGCGCTAG
- the ruvA gene encoding Holliday junction branch migration protein RuvA: MIARLSGTLHEKTPERVILDVQGVGYDVRVPLSTYGSLPAIGAEVRLLVHTHVREDAIALYGFATSRERYLFEKMIGVSGVGPRLAIALLSGLAPEDLQEAIRGGEVARLCKVPGVGRKTAERLVVDLRDKMENTDTKERGGGKRTEAVEGPSALAADVLSALVNLGYPARDAERAVSDARRSLEPVESSGVKTVTFERLLRDALRTVSASR; the protein is encoded by the coding sequence TTGATCGCCCGGCTCTCCGGCACCCTGCATGAAAAGACGCCCGAGCGGGTGATCCTCGACGTTCAAGGCGTCGGCTACGATGTCAGAGTCCCGCTTTCGACCTACGGCTCCCTGCCGGCCATCGGAGCGGAAGTCCGACTGCTGGTGCACACCCATGTCCGCGAGGACGCGATCGCGCTCTACGGATTCGCCACCTCTCGGGAGCGGTACCTCTTCGAGAAGATGATCGGGGTCAGTGGCGTCGGCCCCCGTCTCGCCATCGCCCTCCTCTCCGGGCTCGCGCCCGAAGATCTGCAGGAAGCGATTCGGGGAGGAGAGGTCGCCCGATTGTGCAAAGTCCCCGGCGTGGGGCGGAAGACCGCGGAGCGACTGGTGGTGGACTTGCGCGACAAGATGGAGAACACGGACACCAAGGAGAGGGGGGGCGGCAAGCGAACCGAGGCGGTGGAGGGGCCGAGCGCCCTCGCCGCGGACGTGCTTTCGGCCTTGGTGAACCTCGGGTATCCGGCGCGGGACGCGGAGCGGGCCGTCTCCGATGCCCGCCGATCGCTGGAACCTGTGGAGTCTTCCGGCGTGAAGACCGTCACCTTCGAGCGACTGCTGCGCGACGCCCTCCGGACCGTGTCGGCATCGAGGTAG
- the ruvB gene encoding Holliday junction branch migration DNA helicase RuvB: MVPSGDDRRILSGASRDEDRDLDRTLRPRTMEEYIGQERMKQNLRVFIQAALERGEALDHILLYGPPGLGKTTIAHVIAHEVGMPIKATSGPAIEKAGDLVALLTNLEERGILFIDEIHRLSPTLEEVLYQAMEDYKLDITIGQGVGARVVKIDLPPFTLLGASTRIGLLTAPLRDRFGIVHHLHFYGQEDLTRIIRRASRILAVDIDDPGAEEIGRRARGTPRVANRLLRRVRDFVQVKADGRITGETAEKYLERLEVDRYGLDEVDRRLLLTIHQKFDGGPVGLNTLAASIGEERDTIEEIYEPYLLQIGFIDRTARGRRITRLACQHLKLSESPARKVAPQPPLF; encoded by the coding sequence ATGGTGCCTTCGGGAGACGATCGGAGAATCCTCTCGGGCGCGAGCCGGGACGAAGATCGGGATCTGGATCGAACGCTGCGCCCCCGGACGATGGAAGAGTACATCGGCCAGGAGCGGATGAAGCAGAACCTGCGCGTCTTCATCCAGGCCGCGCTGGAGCGGGGAGAGGCGCTGGATCACATTCTCCTGTACGGGCCTCCGGGGCTGGGCAAGACGACGATCGCGCACGTAATCGCCCACGAAGTGGGGATGCCCATTAAGGCCACGTCCGGACCAGCCATCGAGAAGGCCGGGGACCTGGTCGCGCTGCTGACCAACCTGGAGGAGAGGGGAATCCTGTTCATCGACGAGATCCATCGCCTGAGTCCCACGCTGGAGGAGGTCCTCTATCAGGCGATGGAGGACTATAAGCTGGACATCACGATCGGCCAGGGCGTCGGGGCGCGGGTCGTGAAGATCGATCTTCCTCCCTTTACGCTCCTCGGGGCTTCCACGCGCATTGGGCTGCTCACCGCTCCCCTGAGGGATCGATTCGGAATCGTCCACCACCTTCACTTCTACGGCCAGGAAGATCTCACTCGAATCATCCGGCGGGCCTCCCGGATTCTGGCGGTGGACATCGACGATCCGGGGGCGGAGGAGATTGGCCGGCGCGCGCGCGGCACCCCCCGGGTGGCCAACCGGCTGCTGCGACGGGTCCGCGATTTCGTCCAAGTCAAGGCGGACGGCCGCATCACGGGAGAGACCGCCGAAAAGTACCTCGAACGTCTCGAGGTCGACCGTTACGGCCTGGACGAGGTCGACCGGAGGCTGCTCCTGACGATCCACCAGAAGTTCGACGGAGGGCCGGTGGGACTGAATACCCTGGCAGCGTCCATCGGCGAGGAGCGCGACACCATCGAGGAAATCTACGAGCCCTACCTGCTGCAGATCGGTTTCATCGACCGGACCGCGCGGGGCAGGCGAATCACGCGCCTTGCCTGCCAGCACCTGAAGCTATCCGAATCCCCGGCCCGGAAGGTCGCTCCCCAACCGCCTCTCTTCTGA